In one Mycobacterium heckeshornense genomic region, the following are encoded:
- a CDS encoding alpha/beta hydrolase, producing the protein MSMAMEVTTRCSRAGARILQQGRHLAADAVGTYRTGALLLRGSPFALSWFAGWLSAEFSPQVLTGHALSRITPLPVGRVAAAWAAQRADQILTAALEESFGPRYRDRVCHPVGDQRGAVRRDGLWHSVGHRRRYAAQTSDIAYGPNGRDNLLDIWRHPDLVDGHRRPVLVQVPGGGWTINGKRGQAYPLMGRMVELGWICVSIDYRKSPCSAWPAHIVDVKRAIAWVRDNIADYGGDPGFIAITGGSAGAHLAALAALTANDPRFQPGFEHADTTLQAAVPYYGVYDFTKAEHMHELMLPFLEHFVMQTRYADDPELFASASPISHAHSAAPPFFVLHGENDSLIPRTQARAFCATLREARASTVCYAELVNAHHAFDTVATVRSRLAADAVADFLGVIYCRHVHSEVASSIDRATPAS; encoded by the coding sequence ATGAGCATGGCTATGGAGGTGACCACGCGGTGCTCGCGGGCGGGCGCCCGGATATTGCAGCAGGGCCGGCACCTGGCGGCAGACGCGGTCGGTACCTACCGCACTGGTGCCCTGCTGCTGCGGGGGTCGCCCTTTGCTCTTAGCTGGTTTGCTGGCTGGCTTTCGGCGGAGTTTTCCCCGCAGGTGCTGACCGGGCATGCGTTGTCCCGGATAACGCCCCTGCCGGTCGGGCGGGTGGCCGCGGCGTGGGCGGCCCAACGGGCCGATCAGATCCTGACTGCCGCACTTGAGGAGTCATTCGGACCTCGGTACCGCGATCGGGTATGCCATCCGGTCGGCGATCAGCGCGGGGCTGTGCGCCGCGATGGGCTGTGGCATTCGGTCGGGCATCGTCGGCGCTATGCGGCGCAGACGTCGGACATCGCCTATGGCCCGAATGGTCGCGACAACCTGCTGGACATCTGGCGCCATCCCGATCTGGTAGACGGACACCGTCGCCCGGTACTGGTGCAGGTGCCCGGTGGCGGGTGGACCATCAACGGCAAACGCGGGCAGGCGTACCCGCTGATGGGCCGCATGGTCGAGCTCGGCTGGATCTGTGTGTCCATCGACTACCGTAAGAGCCCCTGCAGCGCGTGGCCGGCACATATCGTCGATGTGAAGAGGGCGATCGCGTGGGTGCGAGACAACATCGCCGACTACGGCGGAGACCCGGGTTTCATCGCGATCACCGGTGGTTCTGCAGGTGCCCACCTGGCCGCGTTGGCCGCGCTCACCGCAAACGATCCGCGATTTCAGCCCGGGTTTGAACACGCCGACACGACCCTGCAGGCCGCGGTGCCGTATTACGGCGTCTACGACTTCACGAAAGCCGAGCACATGCATGAACTGATGCTGCCGTTCCTCGAGCATTTCGTGATGCAGACCCGATACGCCGACGACCCGGAATTATTCGCGTCGGCGTCGCCAATCTCGCACGCTCACAGCGCAGCTCCACCGTTTTTCGTGCTGCACGGCGAGAACGATTCGTTGATTCCACGAACACAGGCCCGGGCCTTTTGCGCAACTCTTCGTGAAGCGCGCGCATCGACGGTGTGCTATGCCGAGCTCGTCAACGCCCACCACGCTTTTGACACCGTCGCCACCGTGCGCTCGCGCCTGGCTGCAGATGCAGTCGCGGATTTTCTTGGCGTGATCTACTGCCGACACGTTCACTCGGAGGTGGCTTCTTCGATTGACCGTGCAACTCCGGCCAGCTGA
- a CDS encoding HAD-IB family hydrolase/lysophospholipid acyltransferase family protein: MTADDDKSPRDLRLPGSVAEILASPPGPDIGAFFDLDGTLVAGFTGVILTQEQFRHREMGVGELITMIQAGLNHRLGRIEFEELITKAAWVLRGRPLSDMEEIGERLFAQKIESRIYPEMRELVRAHMARGHTVVLSSSALTIQVDPVARFLGIPNTLTNKFEVDENGILTGHVVRPILWGPGKAAAVQKFAAEHNIDLSRSYFYADGDEDVALMYLVGNPRPTNPEGKMAAVARRRGWPILRFTSRGSGGLVGQLRTLIGVGSMVPVASVALGLGLLTRNRRRGVNFFTSTYSQLLLAANGVHLNVIGAENLTAQRPAVFIFNHRNQIDPVIVAALVRDNWTAVGKKELESDPIIGTLGKLLDAVFIDRDDPTAAVETLHQVEERARNGLSIVIAPEGTRVDTTEVGPFKKGPFRIAMAAGIPIVPIVIRNAEIIAARDSITMNPGTVDVAVFPPIPVDHWTLDTLPERIAEVRQLYLDTLASWPVDELPEIPLYTHSKKSAPAKTKAGKAAAKTAKKAAQSRPSKKHAAKPDHAETRARTARPKGRP, translated from the coding sequence ATGACTGCTGACGACGACAAGTCGCCTCGTGACCTGCGGCTACCCGGTTCGGTCGCCGAAATCCTTGCCAGCCCACCGGGTCCCGACATCGGCGCGTTCTTCGACCTGGACGGAACCTTGGTCGCGGGCTTCACGGGTGTCATCCTCACCCAGGAGCAGTTCCGGCACCGCGAGATGGGCGTGGGGGAGCTGATCACGATGATTCAGGCCGGGCTCAACCATCGGCTCGGCCGCATCGAGTTCGAAGAGCTCATCACCAAGGCAGCTTGGGTGCTTCGCGGGCGCCCACTCAGCGACATGGAGGAGATCGGCGAACGGTTATTCGCCCAAAAGATCGAGTCCCGGATTTACCCGGAAATGCGGGAGCTGGTGCGCGCGCATATGGCGCGCGGTCACACGGTGGTGCTCAGTTCCTCCGCGCTGACCATCCAGGTCGACCCGGTGGCCCGATTCCTGGGAATCCCCAACACCCTCACCAACAAGTTTGAGGTCGATGAGAACGGCATCCTCACCGGGCATGTCGTCAGGCCGATCCTGTGGGGTCCGGGCAAGGCTGCGGCGGTCCAGAAGTTCGCCGCCGAGCACAACATCGACTTGAGCCGAAGTTACTTCTATGCCGACGGAGACGAAGACGTCGCGTTGATGTACCTGGTGGGCAATCCCCGGCCGACCAATCCCGAAGGCAAGATGGCCGCGGTGGCGCGGCGCCGCGGCTGGCCGATCTTACGGTTCACCAGCCGCGGCAGCGGAGGTCTCGTCGGACAGCTGCGGACGCTGATCGGTGTCGGTTCGATGGTTCCGGTCGCTTCGGTCGCGTTGGGCCTGGGCCTGCTGACGCGCAACCGGCGCCGCGGCGTGAATTTCTTCACCTCCACCTACTCGCAACTGCTGCTGGCGGCTAACGGTGTGCATCTCAACGTTATCGGCGCCGAGAATCTGACCGCACAGCGTCCGGCGGTGTTCATCTTCAACCACCGCAACCAAATTGACCCCGTCATCGTCGCCGCCCTGGTGCGTGACAATTGGACCGCGGTAGGCAAGAAAGAACTGGAAAGCGATCCGATCATCGGCACCTTGGGTAAATTGCTCGACGCAGTCTTCATCGACCGCGACGACCCAACCGCCGCCGTGGAGACGTTGCACCAGGTCGAAGAACGGGCGAGAAACGGGCTCTCGATCGTCATCGCCCCCGAGGGCACCCGGGTCGACACCACCGAGGTCGGGCCATTCAAGAAAGGGCCGTTTCGCATCGCGATGGCAGCAGGTATCCCGATCGTGCCGATCGTGATCCGCAACGCGGAGATCATCGCCGCCCGCGACTCCATCACGATGAACCCGGGCACGGTCGATGTCGCAGTGTTTCCACCGATTCCGGTCGATCACTGGACGCTCGACACGCTGCCGGAGCGCATCGCCGAAGTGCGCCAACTGTATCTGGACACGCTGGCCAGCTGGCCAGTCGACGAGCTACCCGAGATACCCCTCTACACCCATAGCAAAAAGTCGGCACCGGCCAAAACCAAGGCGGGCAAAGCTGCCGCCAAGACGGCCAAGAAAGCCGCACAATCGAGACCATCGAAGAAGCACGCGGCCAAGCCGGATCATGCGGAGACGCGCGCGCGGACAGCTCGGCCGAAAGGACGACCGTGA